The following coding sequences lie in one Bacteroides helcogenes P 36-108 genomic window:
- the rbr gene encoding rubrerythrin: protein MAKSIKGTQTEKNLLTSFAGESQARMRYTYFASVAKKEGYEQIAAIFTETADQEKEHAKRMFKCLEGGPVEITATYPAGIIGTTLENLQAAAEGEHEEWSLDYPHFADVAEQEGFQAIAAMYRNIAIAEKGHEERYRAFVKNIETASVFAKEGEVVWQCRNCGFIYTGKEAPQVCPACLHPQAYFEVKKENY, encoded by the coding sequence ATGGCTAAAAGTATCAAGGGAACTCAGACAGAAAAGAATCTGCTGACTTCATTCGCTGGTGAATCACAAGCTCGTATGCGTTACACTTACTTTGCAAGCGTAGCCAAGAAAGAAGGTTATGAACAAATTGCCGCTATCTTCACCGAAACGGCCGATCAGGAAAAAGAACATGCAAAGCGTATGTTCAAGTGTCTCGAAGGCGGTCCGGTGGAAATCACCGCTACTTATCCTGCCGGTATCATAGGCACTACGCTTGAGAATCTTCAGGCTGCGGCCGAAGGCGAGCACGAAGAATGGTCATTGGATTATCCTCACTTTGCAGATGTGGCCGAACAGGAAGGTTTCCAGGCTATCGCTGCCATGTATCGCAACATTGCCATCGCCGAAAAGGGACATGAAGAACGCTATCGTGCTTTCGTAAAGAATATTGAGACGGCCAGCGTATTTGCCAAAGAAGGTGAAGTGGTATGGCAATGCCGTAACTGCGGATTCATCTATACAGGCAAGGAAGCTCCCCAGGTTTGTCCGGCTTGTCTCCATCCGCAAGCTTACTTCGAGGTGAAGAAAGAAAACTATTAA
- a CDS encoding cupin domain-containing protein, with protein MKNYQKVSVAPEARVELHDSLGLTGAEVSINNLPAGTGVPFIHAHKLNEEIYAVLSGRGTMVIDGETVELQAGDWLRLAPAAKRQLSAAADSAISFICIQVKAGSLEGFTMTDGIVME; from the coding sequence ATGAAGAACTATCAGAAAGTAAGCGTTGCTCCCGAAGCACGCGTTGAATTGCACGATTCATTAGGACTGACCGGCGCAGAAGTATCCATCAACAATCTCCCGGCAGGCACAGGAGTACCTTTTATCCATGCCCACAAGCTGAACGAAGAAATTTACGCCGTATTATCGGGACGCGGTACAATGGTGATAGACGGTGAGACAGTGGAACTGCAAGCCGGTGATTGGCTCCGCTTGGCTCCTGCGGCGAAACGTCAGTTGTCTGCCGCTGCGGACAGTGCGATAAGCTTCATCTGCATTCAGGTGAAAGCCGGTTCGCTGGAAGGATTCACGATGACGGATGGCATAGTAATGGAGTGA
- a CDS encoding glycoside hydrolase family 16 protein has translation MKRNCQSIVFFVLVVVLYGCGTTHKGSLVWKETFSGRQLDSSRWSRIPRGNADWCNYMSMDDSCFDMRKGKLVLKGIRNRHLPNDTAPYLTGGVYTKHKVTFGPGRVEIRAKLGEAGGCWPAFWMLPDKAKWPNGGEIDIMEHLNFDSIAYQTVHSHYTYVLKKDTHPAHYSTGIIKRNAYNVYAVEISADSLAFFINDRHTFTYPRIPKAQSEGQYPFVDEPFYLLLDMQLGGNWVGKVNPDDLPVQMEIDWVKYYRKKE, from the coding sequence ATGAAAAGAAACTGTCAATCTATTGTTTTCTTTGTATTGGTTGTGGTGCTTTATGGCTGTGGAACAACCCATAAAGGCTCACTTGTATGGAAAGAAACTTTTAGCGGCAGGCAGCTCGACAGTAGCAGGTGGAGCAGAATTCCCAGAGGGAATGCCGACTGGTGCAACTATATGTCGATGGATGACTCCTGTTTTGACATGCGTAAAGGCAAACTTGTTTTGAAGGGTATTCGTAACCGACATCTGCCCAATGACACCGCCCCTTACCTCACCGGGGGAGTCTATACCAAGCATAAAGTTACTTTCGGTCCGGGGCGTGTCGAGATCCGGGCAAAATTAGGTGAAGCAGGCGGTTGCTGGCCCGCTTTCTGGATGCTTCCCGATAAAGCCAAGTGGCCCAATGGAGGAGAGATAGACATCATGGAGCACCTCAACTTCGACAGTATCGCTTATCAGACGGTGCATAGCCACTATACTTATGTTCTTAAGAAAGATACCCATCCTGCGCATTATTCCACGGGCATCATTAAGCGCAATGCCTATAATGTGTATGCCGTAGAGATTAGTGCGGACAGTCTTGCTTTCTTTATCAATGACCGCCACACGTTTACCTATCCGCGCATACCCAAGGCACAGTCCGAAGGCCAGTATCCGTTTGTTGACGAACCTTTCTATCTCTTGCTTGATATGCAGCTTGGAGGCAATTGGGTAGGGAAAGTCAATCCGGATGACCTGCCGGTGCAGATGGAGATTGACTGGGTGAAGTATTACCGGAAGAAAGAGTAG
- a CDS encoding DUF4906 domain-containing protein: MMKTKITIRILCMFFATLCLASCQRELLDSLDGGSMTQISIRVPNMTEITSTRSLSATQENSIYSLYFFIVEGDGTISSKKYVKLPSAQTSYSGTLDNSVMTSQSVYVVANAEFSENTFNASDLKNQMDDVTTLTQLKDIYASYADGEENYSRPQGHLLMSGYLKNPSNTNNTVILNHVDAKVIFSITLADNTPTGAEFTPTSYQIFNLPKKSYLINREQNATIADNLINTLEPYATPWDAVSCTDGNDYFNSVEDEYFNKSWDSNKKLTSTFEFYILENRKTALKTTGITYPDNYAQRDKKADGNGAFEYAHPYSTYVVIKGIYKLSNFELEQALKDGTNTAHNGMVSRYANVEYIVHLGDFGNSATPGNTDNFFTERNCSYTYNVTVKNAKNIAVEAVKNEESQPSAEGVVKDTYLAFGDMDAHFGNMLINIEIPQEEDFYTSPSKCMLASTPYTDGAPDYSWIQFAVNPVATPTTMQTYAEAKGKMIAGAKLVDFIYMLKNNPTERAKYETGGKIYFTAFIDENYPQDRLRDAYYNDFFMAGYGPTDKSVCTGMQYNGQPVDSSDPNISWKKYIDMSNRELRLFNLPYDSNDGNSHYSISQVMITQKSIQTYYDVNKTTSALGVEHLDETGILARGTTGQGSSTDGWTNTYNDLNGTTHHAVASQWNSFLNQTTLNSNVKQLTISTAAGHYAALQRNRDLNANGTIEQNEIRWYRPAKSQLISMSLSGQALRSPIYRGDMTPTSNDPGSNPSSADYRNGKKIHHSSSTNNIMTWTEEIASSGGNSEATYNPCVRTLGSEYNTVPQTYYTFDKSSRTVVFDYYKTSVLRTPIANGELIPMTEWDTSDRLPLYGLKVAQANATGDVTMKGLDNSTSPCSTYSETGTSYDAAGKWRVPNLLELAIIEMIIGDGLNQTASTNTPIMCCTKFSWAYTDMTTGLVYSNPTDVPNKSFYAGNDHHFLYYNSSNIGLSHSNYESNTIDSDNGQNHYSLRVRCVRDIQKGEQ; encoded by the coding sequence ATGATGAAAACTAAAATAACGATCCGTATTCTTTGCATGTTTTTTGCCACCCTCTGCCTTGCCTCATGTCAAAGAGAGCTTCTTGACAGCCTTGACGGTGGCAGCATGACCCAAATAAGCATCCGCGTGCCCAACATGACTGAAATCACCTCTACACGCTCACTCAGCGCCACACAGGAAAACAGCATTTACAGCCTTTACTTCTTTATCGTAGAGGGAGATGGAACCATCAGTTCCAAGAAATACGTGAAGCTACCCTCCGCGCAAACATCATACAGCGGTACTTTGGATAATTCTGTCATGACCAGCCAAAGTGTCTATGTAGTGGCAAATGCCGAGTTCAGCGAAAACACATTCAACGCCTCTGATTTGAAGAATCAGATGGACGATGTAACCACTCTTACACAGCTAAAAGATATCTATGCCTCGTACGCTGACGGTGAAGAAAACTATAGCCGCCCACAGGGACACTTGCTGATGAGTGGATATCTGAAAAATCCCAGCAATACCAACAACACAGTCATCCTGAACCATGTGGATGCCAAAGTCATATTCAGCATCACTCTGGCAGACAATACTCCCACAGGTGCGGAGTTCACTCCTACCTCCTATCAGATTTTCAATCTGCCCAAGAAGTCTTACCTGATAAACCGGGAACAAAATGCCACTATCGCAGATAACCTCATAAACACGCTTGAGCCTTATGCCACTCCATGGGATGCAGTCAGTTGCACCGATGGGAATGATTACTTCAACTCCGTGGAAGACGAATACTTCAACAAGTCGTGGGATAGCAACAAAAAGCTGACTTCCACCTTTGAGTTCTACATACTGGAGAACCGCAAGACGGCACTCAAGACTACAGGAATCACTTACCCTGACAACTACGCACAGCGTGACAAGAAAGCAGATGGAAACGGAGCTTTTGAATATGCTCATCCCTACTCCACTTATGTAGTGATAAAGGGTATCTATAAGTTGAGTAACTTTGAGTTGGAACAAGCATTGAAAGATGGTACAAACACTGCTCACAACGGCATGGTGTCCCGCTATGCCAATGTGGAATACATTGTACATTTAGGCGACTTTGGAAACTCCGCCACACCGGGCAACACCGATAACTTCTTTACCGAACGCAATTGTAGTTACACTTACAACGTGACGGTGAAGAATGCAAAGAACATTGCCGTAGAAGCAGTGAAGAATGAAGAAAGCCAACCCAGCGCAGAAGGCGTGGTGAAAGACACCTATCTTGCCTTTGGAGATATGGACGCACACTTTGGAAACATGCTGATAAATATAGAGATACCCCAAGAGGAGGATTTCTATACCAGTCCATCCAAATGTATGCTTGCCTCCACTCCCTATACAGACGGCGCACCGGACTACTCGTGGATACAGTTTGCCGTAAACCCTGTGGCAACCCCCACCACCATGCAGACCTATGCCGAAGCAAAAGGAAAAATGATTGCGGGAGCCAAGTTGGTGGACTTCATCTACATGCTGAAAAACAATCCTACGGAACGGGCGAAATACGAAACAGGTGGAAAAATATATTTCACAGCCTTCATCGATGAGAACTATCCGCAAGACAGACTGCGTGATGCTTATTATAATGACTTCTTTATGGCTGGATACGGCCCTACGGACAAGTCTGTATGCACAGGTATGCAATACAACGGTCAACCCGTGGACAGCAGCGACCCCAACATCAGTTGGAAGAAATACATCGATATGTCCAACCGCGAACTGCGCCTGTTTAACCTGCCCTATGACAGCAACGACGGAAACAGCCATTACAGCATCTCGCAGGTGATGATTACACAGAAGTCCATTCAGACGTACTATGACGTAAACAAAACCACTTCGGCATTGGGAGTGGAACACTTGGATGAAACAGGGATATTGGCACGTGGAACTACCGGTCAAGGGAGCTCTACCGATGGATGGACGAATACATACAATGACCTGAATGGCACTACACACCATGCCGTTGCAAGTCAATGGAACAGCTTTTTAAATCAGACTACTCTAAATAGCAACGTGAAACAACTCACAATAAGTACTGCTGCCGGACACTATGCCGCATTGCAGCGCAACCGCGACCTGAATGCCAACGGAACAATCGAACAGAATGAAATCCGCTGGTATCGCCCCGCAAAGAGTCAACTCATCTCTATGTCCCTCTCCGGACAAGCACTGCGCTCTCCCATTTATAGAGGAGATATGACTCCGACGTCAAATGACCCCGGAAGTAATCCATCAAGCGCAGATTATCGTAATGGCAAGAAAATCCACCACTCTTCGAGTACCAATAACATAATGACATGGACTGAAGAAATAGCGTCAAGCGGTGGAAACTCTGAAGCTACATATAACCCTTGTGTACGCACATTGGGAAGTGAGTATAACACTGTGCCACAAACCTATTATACTTTCGATAAGAGCAGTCGCACTGTTGTTTTCGACTACTACAAGACAAGTGTTCTGCGCACCCCCATTGCCAACGGTGAATTGATTCCTATGACCGAATGGGACACCAGTGACCGTCTGCCACTCTACGGGCTCAAAGTGGCCCAAGCCAATGCAACAGGAGATGTAACAATGAAAGGCTTGGATAATAGCACATCGCCATGTAGCACTTACTCTGAAACAGGCACAAGCTATGATGCCGCCGGAAAATGGCGCGTACCTAATCTGCTGGAGCTTGCCATTATAGAAATGATAATCGGTGACGGGCTCAATCAGACAGCATCAACAAATACTCCTATCATGTGCTGCACTAAATTCAGTTGGGCATATACGGACATGACAACGGGATTGGTTTATTCAAATCCCACAGATGTACCCAACAAATCTTTTTATGCCGGAAACGACCACCACTTCCTCTACTACAATAGTAGCAATATCGGATTGAGCCATAGCAATTATGAAAGCAATACGATTGATTCTGATAATGGTCAGAACCACTACTCTCTAAGAGTCCGCTGCGTGCGCGACATTCAGAAAGGCGAACAATAA
- a CDS encoding fimbrial protein, whose translation MRKLNTITSLFFLLCAALTGCTQQEENPSIQNTDLVNVAIHLGSSTTRSYTDTEGTVKKLRVLVFNKKTDNTYEFEKQKMWTDFTNENNDENTIQISSGAKRFYFFANDDMADFRLHSTGAAYNFDDGATATYTEDELKDIVIHQFEYKGTLTYTAADLLPMTAMTEQSINRMNGQYVYTTLTIAVAQVTLKMKLNAPLTTGATLKLVYARIGNNPTNEYFFPQYEPKTGSETTGKVKLPSYDASDYNNSAVYTPADYVDITTAEQEIANFYVHENPYGKGGTQDGSTLDDHTTGYQGSSSKLNLFYEYTMGTDHFQKGVLKDLPYLVRNGKLEITATVTPPSNTSETYSIIVQVETQWIQKTEDVPTFE comes from the coding sequence ATGCGTAAGCTGAATACTATCACATCTCTTTTCTTCCTGCTGTGCGCAGCCCTCACAGGCTGCACGCAGCAGGAGGAAAATCCTTCTATACAAAACACCGACTTGGTGAATGTAGCCATCCACTTGGGAAGCAGCACCACCCGAAGCTATACAGACACCGAGGGAACCGTAAAGAAACTCCGTGTACTGGTGTTCAACAAAAAGACGGACAACACCTATGAGTTCGAGAAACAGAAAATGTGGACTGACTTCACAAACGAGAACAATGACGAGAACACCATCCAAATAAGCAGCGGAGCCAAACGCTTCTACTTCTTTGCCAACGACGATATGGCAGACTTCCGGCTCCACTCCACCGGGGCAGCCTACAACTTTGACGACGGAGCCACAGCAACCTATACCGAAGATGAGTTGAAAGACATCGTCATTCATCAATTTGAATATAAGGGAACCCTAACATATACGGCAGCAGACTTATTGCCCATGACTGCCATGACAGAGCAGAGCATCAACCGGATGAACGGGCAATATGTTTACACCACACTGACAATAGCTGTGGCGCAAGTAACGCTGAAGATGAAGCTGAATGCACCACTGACTACCGGGGCTACACTGAAATTGGTCTATGCCCGTATCGGTAACAATCCCACCAATGAATATTTCTTCCCGCAATACGAACCGAAAACCGGCAGCGAAACAACCGGAAAGGTGAAGCTCCCCTCTTACGATGCTTCCGACTATAATAATTCAGCGGTATATACCCCTGCCGACTATGTGGACATCACAACCGCCGAACAGGAAATCGCCAATTTCTACGTACACGAAAATCCGTATGGAAAAGGAGGAACACAAGATGGAAGCACACTGGATGACCACACCACCGGCTATCAAGGTTCCTCCAGCAAACTCAACCTATTTTACGAATATACCATGGGTACTGACCACTTCCAAAAGGGAGTATTGAAAGACCTTCCCTACTTGGTGCGAAATGGAAAATTGGAAATTACGGCTACTGTAACACCGCCAAGCAACACATCCGAAACTTACAGTATCATCGTACAAGTGGAAACCCAATGGATCCAAAAGACAGAAGATGTACCCACATTTGAATAA
- a CDS encoding FimB/Mfa2 family fimbrial subunit produces MNFLKRKQFTWLLLVAVCLFTSCSTVFDDRDGCPVGCHIRFKYDYNMKWADAFANEVNRVTLYVFDSDNHYVTSLTEEGAALKTSDYYMSLQVKPGKYTLVAYGGLDGESFKATDLQTGKSTPADLQVAMTGSRETSATELHPLWHGLSRSFTVTGGYQEHLISLVKDTNTLKVMLQQVEGGEMDASKFTMTIEDDNTAFAWDNSLITQGSNTVYNPYLTGNYAVTDATGTGNIAYGQFSLSRLMADSKARLKIVNNESLTTVIDIPLVDYLLYTGMEGKPISAQEYLDRQDEYSFIFFLDPDYRWIKVQIIINGWTIRMDDMDYQ; encoded by the coding sequence ATGAATTTCTTAAAACGGAAACAATTTACTTGGCTGCTACTGGTGGCTGTGTGTCTATTCACATCCTGTTCTACAGTCTTTGATGACCGGGATGGCTGTCCTGTAGGATGCCATATCCGTTTTAAATATGACTATAACATGAAGTGGGCAGATGCCTTTGCCAACGAAGTGAACCGGGTGACGCTCTACGTATTCGACAGCGACAATCACTATGTGACCTCGCTCACCGAAGAAGGAGCCGCCCTGAAGACCTCTGACTACTACATGTCCCTGCAAGTGAAGCCGGGAAAATATACATTGGTTGCCTACGGAGGACTCGACGGTGAGTCCTTCAAGGCCACCGACCTGCAAACGGGCAAGTCCACACCTGCCGACCTGCAAGTGGCAATGACCGGCAGCAGAGAAACCTCTGCAACGGAACTGCACCCGCTGTGGCACGGCCTCAGCCGTTCGTTCACCGTCACCGGAGGGTATCAGGAGCACCTCATCTCACTGGTGAAAGACACCAACACCCTGAAAGTAATGCTTCAGCAAGTGGAAGGCGGAGAAATGGACGCAAGCAAGTTCACCATGACGATAGAAGACGACAACACCGCATTCGCATGGGACAACTCACTCATCACCCAAGGAAGCAACACTGTGTATAATCCTTACCTCACGGGCAACTATGCAGTGACAGATGCCACGGGAACCGGAAACATCGCTTACGGACAGTTCAGCCTCTCACGCCTGATGGCAGACAGCAAAGCCCGGCTGAAGATAGTGAACAACGAGTCGCTGACCACTGTCATTGACATCCCTCTTGTGGACTATCTGCTCTATACCGGCATGGAAGGCAAACCCATCTCCGCACAAGAGTATCTGGACCGTCAGGACGAATATTCGTTCATCTTCTTCCTCGATCCCGACTATCGTTGGATCAAGGTACAAATCATCATCAACGGATGGACCATCCGCATGGATGACATGGACTATCAATAA
- a CDS encoding Mfa1 family fimbria major subunit (Members of this family are fimbrial shaft proteins (major subunit proteins), found in the Bacteriodetes. The family is named for Mfa1 from Porphyromonas gingivalis, and is related to but distinct from the family of FimA from the species.), producing the protein MKLKNFAFAIIAMAMGACSNEDETLTNNGIAEGGDAFISLSIALPDATNTKAMDPGTEGEEEGTTDENTVKSILVLLYDNSGTLKDSKEFPIAELTYSGDVYTTKKWQVKTGEYKAVAIVNPLAAYTATGNTITATLTTLNAVRYESASGLKDNGFIMTNALTTSSPATPANNGDFYADGSVYVNVNGTSMNPTELTINVERSLAKVMITTPATDMSVTADANAAIEFIAFKEVTLNKSYFPIKKLTANGINTTNDYIVDPNFDNNTPNNAAANFSNLDIRNGYKAFSNGTFYCLENTMTAAQQQLGNSTAIYFKARYYADKNDKTAKHLYKYLGKVYDSFTALRSAGVNLTGITEKTYVKGSANSNYSYTEAQTLAEKGVTVYNGGICYYPYKIRHVKSSANNDIMEFAVVRNNVYKLSINSVAGIGKGTYEDITAPKDQEGTDSSTDPKDPDKNTTIDPDQPIDPADPNFPTDPSDPTTPGYDPANPGKPGVTPSTDANTEMDDTDPVLNVSVRILKWTIRKDAIDM; encoded by the coding sequence ATGAAATTGAAGAATTTTGCATTCGCCATTATCGCAATGGCGATGGGAGCTTGTTCCAATGAGGACGAAACTCTGACAAACAACGGTATCGCAGAAGGAGGAGATGCCTTTATCTCTCTGAGCATCGCACTGCCCGACGCAACCAACACAAAAGCCATGGACCCCGGCACAGAGGGTGAAGAAGAAGGTACAACCGACGAGAATACAGTGAAAAGCATTCTTGTATTGCTATATGACAACAGCGGTACTCTAAAAGATTCCAAAGAATTCCCCATAGCCGAACTGACATACAGCGGTGACGTTTATACTACCAAGAAATGGCAGGTAAAAACAGGTGAATATAAGGCCGTTGCCATCGTAAACCCGTTGGCCGCCTATACAGCAACCGGCAATACTATAACAGCAACACTGACCACACTGAACGCCGTTCGCTACGAATCAGCGTCCGGCTTGAAAGACAACGGCTTCATTATGACCAATGCGCTGACAACATCCTCTCCCGCCACGCCCGCCAACAATGGCGACTTCTATGCCGACGGCAGTGTGTATGTCAACGTGAACGGCACATCAATGAATCCTACCGAGCTGACCATCAACGTTGAGCGTAGTTTAGCCAAGGTCATGATTACTACTCCCGCCACAGACATGAGCGTAACAGCCGATGCAAATGCGGCAATAGAATTCATCGCCTTTAAGGAAGTGACCCTCAACAAGTCTTATTTCCCCATCAAGAAGCTGACGGCAAACGGTATCAATACAACCAATGATTACATTGTTGACCCTAACTTCGACAACAACACGCCGAACAATGCAGCCGCCAACTTTAGCAATCTTGACATCCGCAATGGCTACAAGGCTTTCAGTAATGGCACTTTCTACTGTTTGGAGAATACCATGACAGCAGCCCAACAACAATTGGGAAACTCAACCGCCATCTACTTCAAAGCAAGATACTATGCTGACAAGAATGATAAAACAGCAAAGCACTTGTACAAGTATCTGGGCAAGGTATATGACAGCTTCACTGCTTTACGGAGTGCAGGCGTCAATTTGACCGGCATCACCGAAAAGACCTATGTAAAAGGAAGCGCCAACTCCAACTACAGCTATACTGAAGCTCAGACTTTGGCAGAAAAAGGCGTGACGGTATATAACGGCGGTATCTGCTACTATCCCTACAAGATAAGACACGTCAAGAGTTCTGCAAACAACGACATCATGGAGTTCGCCGTAGTGCGCAACAATGTCTATAAGTTGAGCATCAACTCCGTAGCCGGCATTGGCAAGGGTACTTACGAAGACATCACCGCTCCCAAAGATCAAGAAGGGACAGACTCCAGCACAGACCCTAAAGATCCGGACAAGAACACTACCATCGACCCCGACCAACCAATTGACCCGGCTGATCCCAATTTCCCCACTGACCCCAGCGACCCGACTACTCCGGGCTATGACCCTGCGAATCCGGGTAAACCGGGCGTTACTCCCAGCACCGATGCCAACACAGAGATGGATGATACCGACCCTGTTCTGAACGTATCTGTAAGGATATTGAAGTGGACTATCCGCAAGGATGCAATTGATATGTAA
- a CDS encoding DUF3868 domain-containing protein, whose amino-acid sequence MKIYQLRLMAATCSLAIGLSAEALAQNSNLKKFEITSSDIYRRGDNLVVSTGIDLTDVKMEAERTMIIYPTIEDGENRKVMPEVIVNGRNKHILYQRNPNKTAYTEVRRKNGTVQSVSYKQEIAYQPWMQNAQMVLYVDICGCGGNPEENTAVSVANMGNLPLNNAADWLPTVAYIVPNAEAVKNRAESGKAFLDFPVNKTNILPDYRNNPRELQSIKETIDKVKNDANVKITHIDIHGYASPEGTYANNERLAKGRAEALKLYVLKQYDFAEDIFSVTSTPEDTEGMRNFIATSTADEKEEALQLMDNGKDADSQEALLRKLNSGKLFRTLVDSCFPALRRSEYEVAYEVKPFSVAEAKEVLKNRPQQLSLQEFYAIAQTYEPGSDEYNETFETAVRMFPDDAAANLNAASTALRKRDLKAAAKYLSRSDANAPETQNNRAVLHYLEGKIQDAKGEFEAAANRGSEAAAKNLKEITISLNNQ is encoded by the coding sequence ATGAAAATATACCAATTAAGGCTGATGGCCGCAACATGTTCTCTGGCGATAGGCCTGAGTGCCGAAGCACTGGCCCAAAACAGCAATCTGAAGAAATTTGAGATAACTTCATCCGACATCTACCGTCGCGGTGACAACTTGGTGGTATCCACAGGCATCGACCTTACAGACGTGAAGATGGAAGCCGAGCGCACCATGATAATCTATCCCACCATAGAGGATGGCGAAAACCGCAAGGTGATGCCCGAAGTCATAGTGAACGGACGGAACAAACACATCTTGTACCAGCGCAATCCCAACAAGACAGCTTATACCGAAGTGCGCCGCAAGAACGGCACGGTGCAGAGCGTGAGCTACAAGCAGGAAATAGCTTATCAGCCGTGGATGCAGAATGCGCAAATGGTGCTCTACGTGGATATATGCGGCTGCGGAGGCAATCCGGAAGAGAACACTGCCGTATCTGTGGCAAACATGGGCAACCTGCCCCTGAACAATGCTGCCGACTGGCTGCCCACAGTGGCCTACATCGTGCCTAATGCCGAGGCTGTGAAGAACCGTGCGGAAAGCGGAAAGGCTTTTCTGGACTTCCCCGTAAACAAGACCAACATCTTGCCCGACTATCGCAACAACCCGCGCGAGCTACAGTCCATCAAAGAAACCATAGATAAGGTGAAGAACGATGCCAACGTGAAGATTACCCACATCGACATCCACGGATATGCCTCGCCCGAAGGCACTTACGCCAACAACGAACGTCTTGCCAAGGGACGGGCGGAAGCGCTGAAGCTATATGTGCTGAAGCAGTATGACTTTGCCGAAGACATCTTCAGTGTAACATCGACTCCCGAAGACACAGAAGGCATGAGGAACTTCATCGCCACATCCACCGCCGACGAGAAGGAAGAAGCCCTGCAACTGATGGACAACGGAAAGGATGCCGACAGCCAAGAAGCCCTGTTGCGCAAACTGAACAGCGGAAAGCTGTTCCGCACGTTGGTGGACAGTTGTTTTCCGGCTCTGCGCCGTTCGGAATACGAGGTTGCCTACGAAGTGAAACCCTTCAGCGTGGCAGAGGCAAAAGAGGTGCTGAAGAACCGCCCGCAGCAACTCAGCCTGCAAGAGTTCTACGCCATAGCCCAGACCTACGAACCGGGCAGCGACGAATATAACGAAACCTTCGAGACAGCCGTGCGCATGTTCCCCGACGATGCCGCAGCCAACCTGAACGCCGCATCCACAGCCCTACGCAAACGAGACCTGAAGGCGGCGGCCAAATACCTGTCACGCAGCGACGCCAATGCCCCCGAAACTCAAAACAACCGCGCCGTGCTGCACTATCTGGAAGGAAAGATTCAGGATGCCAAAGGAGAGTTTGAGGCAGCCGCAAACCGCGGTTCCGAGGCGGCAGCAAAGAACTTAAAAGAAATTACTATCTCGCTAAATAATCAATAA
- a CDS encoding DUF3575 domain-containing protein: MTKRKVKEAGLLICLLLIAMGTKAQDVSIKTNLIYDFGTLTPDLGIEVGLAKKWSFDGLVAYAPFSYDGNKTKKHLLIQPGVRYWLCTRGSGSFFGLHGHWGAFNEGGYKLPFGLFSSIQDNRYEGKLWGGGISYGYQYPLSRHWALEGEIGAGFNHAWYDIYQCPTCGDKIGEGKKNFFSPTKAVVNIIYQF, translated from the coding sequence ATGACAAAGAGAAAAGTCAAAGAAGCCGGGCTTCTGATATGCCTGCTTCTTATCGCTATGGGAACAAAGGCACAGGATGTGTCAATCAAAACCAATCTGATTTATGATTTTGGTACACTGACCCCCGACTTGGGAATCGAAGTGGGACTTGCAAAGAAATGGTCATTCGACGGTCTGGTAGCCTATGCCCCTTTCAGCTACGACGGCAACAAGACAAAGAAGCATCTGCTAATCCAGCCGGGTGTCCGCTATTGGCTATGCACACGCGGCAGCGGCTCTTTCTTCGGACTGCACGGACACTGGGGAGCCTTCAACGAAGGCGGCTACAAGCTTCCGTTCGGCCTGTTCTCCTCCATACAAGACAACCGCTACGAGGGCAAGCTATGGGGAGGAGGCATCAGTTACGGTTATCAATACCCCCTGAGCAGGCATTGGGCACTCGAAGGCGAGATAGGCGCAGGCTTCAACCATGCCTGGTATGACATCTACCAATGCCCCACCTGCGGTGACAAAATAGGCGAAGGCAAAAAGAACTTCTTCAGCCCCACGAAAGCGGTAGTCAATATCATTTATCAGTTCTAA